In Paenibacillus phoenicis, one genomic interval encodes:
- a CDS encoding O-antigen ligase family protein — protein MSKPVYGKMAAASRNREKLPAALLVLMIGLILFLVWAPFQAGLFNGLVLDFERPIYWAVLVGSLLMLGWVATYFKSLKLEDQRDWTVLFVLLIPITYIIALISAASQYFASNMVLIQSLYAFMFVISLYLLQNRKSNLVIETTVITVGYIIVLFGLFNWLGQGKTVSAIVGWFTGTVVNGQYTQAIWVDANGPRLASVFQYPNTYAAFLMAFFFVAVFAITRSKRWYSQAIHAFMLVPIALSILLTLSRGGLVFLPIVFIILLLFLKPAKQILWIVYCLIAGIGTLVIAKPVTELGQQFHLGQIGDPAKGWFYVLAASIVLAVIACLIQRFVAPRLENGTRKWASKKLASLWLPLVSVLAVAVLAALFLGTNLKHILPGNIGERLENLNLQQHSFLERMTFYKDAAKVVKDYPIIGAGGGAWASIYEKYQNNPYTSRQAHSFVMQYLVEVGLLGFLVLIAFLAFIFYKYIRGYIQADEQKQESYFVYFIIVLSILMHSLMDFNMSYVFLGILVFLGLAGMAAAMDNQPVKKFTVKPGTMRGLYSTIMVVASLILIFVSIRNIQAVDAAAKGKELIATSTDFQEIKAPLDKALKKRSGQPDAVLYLSSLLQAGFDQTKDEAFYNQEQALLTNALKKEPFNKDMYKQLIKLYQSKGEYDKAYEVYRDNANRYAYDMSWYETLIVQSYELGYQKLGEQDIAQKEQYFQTGLAAYQHVVDGVEHLKTLPKGQMQGNPFEITQPMVLNAGKMQFMMNEPAKAAEIFKVGIKDDLSDSTNREIARWYLAALQKTGATDQAVYDRLLKVDPSEKASIEQLANLTF, from the coding sequence GTGTCGAAACCAGTATACGGGAAAATGGCCGCAGCGTCGAGAAATCGGGAGAAGTTACCTGCGGCGCTGTTGGTGTTGATGATTGGGTTGATTTTGTTCCTGGTTTGGGCGCCGTTTCAAGCCGGGTTGTTTAACGGGCTTGTCCTAGACTTCGAGAGACCCATCTATTGGGCGGTGCTTGTGGGAAGTCTACTAATGCTAGGTTGGGTTGCCACCTATTTCAAAAGCCTCAAGCTAGAAGACCAGCGGGATTGGACGGTTTTGTTCGTTCTGCTTATTCCCATAACTTACATTATCGCACTGATTTCGGCAGCAAGCCAGTACTTTGCTTCCAATATGGTGCTGATTCAGTCGCTTTATGCCTTTATGTTTGTCATTTCATTGTATTTGCTGCAAAACCGCAAGTCGAACCTTGTCATTGAAACGACGGTAATCACCGTTGGATATATCATTGTGCTTTTTGGCCTGTTCAACTGGCTGGGACAAGGGAAAACTGTGTCGGCCATCGTTGGCTGGTTTACAGGTACGGTAGTTAACGGGCAATACACCCAAGCGATCTGGGTGGACGCGAACGGTCCACGTCTCGCTTCGGTGTTCCAATATCCGAATACGTATGCGGCGTTTTTGATGGCATTTTTCTTTGTAGCCGTCTTCGCCATTACACGTTCAAAAAGATGGTACAGCCAAGCAATCCATGCATTTATGCTTGTACCGATCGCCCTTTCGATTCTATTAACGTTATCCCGGGGCGGTTTGGTGTTTTTGCCGATCGTATTTATCATCTTACTGTTGTTCCTAAAGCCGGCCAAACAAATCCTCTGGATCGTATACTGCTTGATCGCCGGAATCGGTACGCTGGTCATTGCCAAGCCTGTCACAGAGCTGGGACAGCAATTCCATCTGGGACAGATCGGTGACCCGGCCAAGGGCTGGTTCTACGTCCTGGCAGCTTCCATCGTGCTGGCTGTCATTGCTTGCCTGATTCAACGTTTTGTTGCTCCTCGATTGGAGAACGGAACTCGCAAATGGGCAAGCAAGAAACTTGCCAGCTTGTGGCTGCCTCTCGTTTCGGTACTTGCGGTTGCTGTTTTAGCTGCGTTATTCCTCGGGACGAACCTGAAGCATATATTGCCGGGGAATATCGGGGAACGCCTGGAGAACCTTAACCTGCAGCAGCACAGCTTCCTGGAACGGATGACTTTCTATAAGGATGCAGCGAAGGTTGTCAAAGACTATCCGATTATTGGGGCCGGCGGCGGTGCCTGGGCGTCGATCTATGAAAAATACCAGAACAACCCATACACCAGCCGTCAGGCGCACAGCTTTGTGATGCAGTATCTGGTGGAGGTAGGCCTCTTAGGCTTCCTTGTGTTGATCGCATTTTTGGCTTTTATTTTCTATAAGTATATTCGTGGATATATCCAAGCAGATGAACAGAAGCAGGAGTCCTATTTCGTCTACTTCATCATCGTCCTCTCGATCCTGATGCACAGCTTGATGGACTTTAACATGAGCTATGTGTTCCTGGGTATCTTAGTATTCCTGGGGCTTGCAGGGATGGCAGCAGCGATGGACAACCAACCGGTCAAAAAGTTCACCGTTAAACCAGGAACGATGCGCGGGTTGTACAGCACGATCATGGTGGTCGCTTCCTTGATCTTGATCTTTGTATCGATCCGGAATATTCAAGCCGTCGATGCTGCGGCCAAAGGCAAAGAATTGATCGCGACCAGCACAGATTTCCAGGAGATCAAGGCTCCTTTGGATAAAGCGCTCAAGAAACGCAGCGGCCAACCCGATGCGGTGCTGTACTTAAGCTCTCTGTTGCAAGCCGGGTTTGATCAAACGAAAGACGAAGCATTCTACAATCAGGAGCAGGCGCTCCTTACGAATGCGCTGAAAAAAGAACCTTTCAATAAGGACATGTATAAACAATTGATTAAGCTATACCAGTCCAAAGGCGAATACGACAAGGCTTATGAGGTTTACCGCGATAACGCGAATCGTTATGCATATGATATGAGTTGGTACGAAACCCTGATCGTTCAATCCTATGAGCTTGGATATCAAAAGCTTGGTGAGCAGGATATCGCTCAGAAGGAGCAATATTTCCAAACCGGGTTAGCTGCCTATCAGCATGTTGTCGATGGTGTAGAGCACCTGAAGACGTTGCCTAAGGGGCAAATGCAGGGGAATCCGTTTGAGATTACGCAGCCAATGGTCTTAAATGCCGGTAAAATGCAATTTATGATGAATGAACCGGCCAAGGCGGCGGAAATCTTCAAAGTTGGAATTAAGGATGATTTGTCCGATAGTACAAACCGCGAAATTGCCCGTTGGTACCTAGCTGCTTTGCAGAAGACAGGAGCTACCGACCAAGCGGTGTACGACCGATTGCTGAAGGTTGATCCATCCGAAAAGGCATCGATTGAGCAGTTAGCTAACTTAACATTTTAA
- the galU gene encoding UTP--glucose-1-phosphate uridylyltransferase GalU codes for MKIRKAIIPAAGLGTRFLPATKAMPKEMLPIVDKPTIQYIVEEAVASGIEDIIIVTGKGKRAIEDHFDASFELEYNLNEKGKYQLLEEVRKSSEMADIHYIRQKEPKGLGHAIWCARKFVGDEPFAVLLGDDIVESEVPCLKQMIDVYSEHQASIVGVQPVSWDEVSRYGIVDPVAVRDRVYEAKQLVEKPEVGQAPSNLAIMGRYILTPAIFDILDNQRIGVNGEIQLTDAISRLGETERVLAYHFEGTRHDVGEKLGFIKTSIHYALENPELRDELIKYMSEIILDSLN; via the coding sequence ATGAAAATCCGCAAAGCCATCATTCCCGCGGCCGGGCTGGGAACGCGTTTCCTGCCTGCCACGAAAGCCATGCCCAAAGAAATGCTGCCCATCGTCGATAAGCCGACGATTCAATATATTGTAGAGGAAGCCGTGGCTTCGGGGATCGAGGATATTATTATTGTAACCGGTAAAGGGAAACGGGCGATTGAGGACCACTTTGACGCTTCATTTGAACTAGAGTATAACCTTAACGAGAAGGGCAAGTACCAATTGCTTGAAGAGGTCCGCAAATCATCGGAAATGGCGGATATTCATTACATTCGTCAGAAGGAACCAAAAGGTCTTGGACATGCCATTTGGTGTGCGCGCAAGTTCGTCGGTGACGAGCCCTTCGCGGTATTGCTTGGCGATGATATTGTGGAGTCGGAAGTCCCTTGCCTGAAGCAGATGATCGATGTATATAGTGAACATCAGGCTTCCATCGTAGGGGTTCAACCGGTGAGCTGGGATGAGGTATCTCGTTACGGGATCGTTGATCCGGTGGCGGTTCGGGATCGCGTCTACGAGGCGAAGCAACTGGTGGAAAAGCCAGAGGTTGGCCAAGCCCCATCCAATCTGGCGATTATGGGACGTTATATTTTAACACCCGCGATTTTTGACATCCTGGACAACCAGCGCATTGGAGTTAACGGTGAAATCCAATTAACCGACGCCATTTCGCGGCTCGGCGAAACTGAACGAGTATTGGCCTACCACTTCGAAGGCACCCGCCACGATGTCGGCGAGAAGTTGGGCTTCATCAAGACTTCGATCCACTACGCCCTCGAAAATCCGGAGCTTCGCGATGAGTTAATTAAATATATGTCAGAGATTATCTTGGATAGCTTAAACTAA
- a CDS encoding DUF6809 family protein yields MSSLIEELYTGHILPDEMIVSRDPKYRPLCRQISELTESWRKKLTEEEFSELEYLMDLQAQANDMHSMAVFKYGFRLGASLLTEVLTGTDELVRHPLTP; encoded by the coding sequence ATGAGTAGTCTGATTGAAGAGCTTTATACCGGGCATATTTTGCCGGACGAAATGATTGTCTCCCGAGATCCGAAGTATCGTCCTCTATGCCGGCAAATCTCGGAGCTTACGGAATCATGGCGTAAGAAGCTGACCGAAGAAGAATTTAGCGAACTGGAATACCTGATGGATCTGCAGGCACAAGCTAACGACATGCATTCGATGGCAGTGTTTAAATACGGTTTCAGGCTTGGCGCCTCCCTCCTCACGGAAGTACTCACCGGTACAGATGAGCTTGTCCGACATCCTCTCACCCCTTAG
- a CDS encoding U32 family peptidase: MSKTTLTRQDVELLAPAGDWDCMRAAVANGADAIFFGVEKFNARARANNFRMDELPEIMAFLHSYGVKGFLTFNILVFEDELRDAQELVEACINAGVDAVIVQDLGLVKLIRELSPDFPIHGSTQMTITSPEAVEFVKPWNLERVVLGRENNLKQIKVIGEQAKLPMEVFVHGALCVSYSGQCLTSEMWGGRSANRGECAQACRLPYDLIVDGEQKPMGDVAYLLSPKDLAAIDIMPELIEAGVTSFKIEGRLKSPEYVANVVSKYRKAIDRYFDGDDTRPSKEEIRELQQSFSRGFTHGFLEGTNNKKLVDGTFPKSRGVYLGRVEKVLRDGVVCKLEAPLKRGDGIVFDAGDPTQKEEGGRVYDLRRQGVKQEGEAGEGWIVDIVPGRNDVDLRRVHVGDRIWKTNDPALDKRLRQTYETEKPYRVFPVHVRAVGHAGGLLNTFWTDVQKGTTVQVDSELELEVAQKRPMDAALLEEQFGRLGGTVFQLEKLDAELYGDVILPIRELNSIRRRAVELLAAERPKPPVWTRTRAAGVLDAPAVGGASMAPLAPAAAAAAVAGQPQQAQGRGPAAPVKHGEAQLAALCRSLPQVQAALEAGVSFVYADFEFIKQFPAAVEAVRAAGARIALATPRIHMPGENGYHNNILRLQPDAVLVRNTGALYYYLRHRQENPSAVHPRLIGDFSLNIANHLTAELFLEVGCDVVTPSYDLNIQQMVDLLRVSPTADMEIVIHQHLPMFHTEHCVYCTFLSEGTDYTNCGRPCEKHRASLQDRIGMSHPVRVDEGCRNTVYNAIEQSGAEYLNHFLELGVSKYRVEFLEETPEQVHEVIDLYNKALRGEISGTQVWKTLKATNQLGVTRGQLVK; this comes from the coding sequence ATGAGCAAGACGACGTTAACGCGGCAGGATGTGGAGCTGCTGGCGCCGGCCGGCGATTGGGATTGCATGCGGGCGGCGGTGGCGAACGGAGCGGACGCGATCTTTTTTGGCGTAGAGAAGTTTAATGCCCGGGCGCGGGCGAACAATTTCCGGATGGACGAGCTGCCGGAGATTATGGCTTTTTTGCATAGCTATGGGGTGAAGGGGTTCCTGACCTTCAATATTCTTGTGTTCGAGGACGAGCTGCGGGATGCGCAAGAGTTGGTTGAGGCGTGCATCAACGCGGGGGTGGATGCGGTTATTGTGCAGGACCTCGGGTTGGTGAAGCTGATCCGCGAGTTGTCGCCGGATTTTCCGATTCATGGCTCGACGCAGATGACGATCACTTCGCCGGAAGCGGTGGAGTTCGTGAAGCCGTGGAATTTGGAGCGCGTCGTGCTCGGCCGGGAAAATAACCTCAAGCAAATCAAAGTCATCGGGGAACAGGCGAAGCTGCCGATGGAGGTGTTCGTGCACGGGGCACTATGCGTGTCTTACTCTGGCCAATGTCTGACGTCAGAAATGTGGGGCGGGCGCTCGGCCAACCGCGGCGAATGCGCGCAGGCGTGCCGGTTGCCGTACGACCTGATCGTCGATGGGGAGCAGAAGCCGATGGGCGATGTCGCCTACCTGTTGTCGCCAAAGGATTTGGCGGCGATCGACATCATGCCGGAGCTGATTGAGGCGGGCGTGACCTCCTTTAAGATCGAAGGACGGCTGAAAAGTCCGGAGTACGTTGCCAACGTGGTGAGCAAATATCGGAAGGCGATTGACCGTTATTTTGACGGGGACGATACGCGTCCGTCAAAGGAGGAGATCCGTGAGCTGCAGCAGAGCTTTTCGCGCGGCTTTACGCATGGCTTCCTGGAGGGGACGAACAATAAGAAGCTGGTCGACGGGACGTTCCCGAAAAGCCGGGGCGTGTACCTGGGCCGCGTAGAGAAGGTGCTGCGCGACGGCGTCGTCTGCAAGCTGGAGGCGCCGCTGAAGCGCGGGGACGGGATTGTGTTTGATGCCGGGGATCCGACGCAAAAAGAAGAAGGCGGCCGCGTCTACGACCTGCGCCGTCAAGGCGTAAAGCAGGAAGGCGAAGCCGGAGAGGGTTGGATCGTCGATATCGTGCCGGGACGTAATGACGTGGATTTGCGCCGCGTGCACGTCGGGGATCGCATCTGGAAGACGAACGACCCGGCGCTCGACAAGCGGCTGCGCCAGACGTACGAGACCGAGAAGCCGTACCGCGTCTTCCCGGTGCATGTGCGGGCGGTGGGCCACGCCGGCGGGCTGCTGAATACCTTCTGGACGGATGTACAGAAGGGAACGACGGTGCAAGTCGACTCGGAGCTGGAGCTCGAGGTCGCGCAAAAACGGCCGATGGACGCCGCTCTGCTCGAAGAGCAGTTCGGGCGTCTCGGCGGCACGGTGTTTCAGCTCGAGAAGCTGGATGCGGAGCTGTATGGCGACGTCATCCTGCCGATTCGAGAGCTGAACAGCATCCGCCGGCGGGCGGTGGAGCTGCTCGCCGCCGAGCGGCCGAAGCCGCCCGTGTGGACGCGCACACGGGCGGCGGGGGTGTTGGACGCCCCAGCCGTGGGCGGGGCGTCGATGGCGCCGCTGGCGCCGGCGGCGGCAGCCGCTGCGGTTGCGGGGCAACCGCAGCAGGCGCAGGGCCGCGGGCCCGCGGCGCCGGTGAAGCACGGCGAAGCGCAGCTCGCCGCGCTGTGCCGCAGCCTGCCGCAGGTGCAGGCTGCCTTGGAAGCCGGCGTATCGTTCGTCTACGCCGACTTCGAGTTTATCAAGCAATTCCCGGCAGCAGTTGAAGCCGTTCGCGCAGCCGGAGCTAGAATCGCGCTGGCGACGCCGCGCATCCACATGCCGGGCGAAAACGGCTACCACAACAACATCCTGCGCCTCCAGCCCGACGCAGTGCTGGTGCGCAACACCGGGGCGCTGTATTACTACCTGCGCCACCGGCAAGAGAACCCGTCGGCCGTGCATCCGCGGTTGATCGGCGATTTTTCGCTGAACATCGCCAACCACCTGACGGCCGAGCTGTTCCTGGAGGTCGGCTGCGACGTGGTGACGCCGTCCTACGACTTGAACATCCAGCAGATGGTCGATCTGCTCCGGGTCAGCCCCACGGCCGACATGGAGATCGTGATCCATCAGCATCTGCCGATGTTCCATACCGAGCATTGCGTGTACTGCACCTTCCTCAGTGAAGGAACGGACTACACCAACTGCGGCCGCCCGTGTGAAAAACACCGCGCTTCCCTGCAGGACCGGATCGGCATGTCCCACCCCGTCCGCGTGGACGAAGGCTGCCGCAACACGGTGTACAACGCCATCGAACAGTCGGGCGCAGAGTATCTGAACCATTTTCTCGAGCTGGGCGTGTCCAAATACCGTGTTGAGTTCCTCGAAGAAACGCCGGAGCAGGTGCATGAGGTCATCGACCTCTACAACAAAGCGTTACGCGGAGAAATCAGCGGCACCCAGGTATGGAAAACCCTCAAAGCGACCAACCAACTCGGCGTCACGCGCGGACAGTTGGTAAAATAA
- a CDS encoding deoxynucleoside kinase, with protein MSHELHIPKDALITVAGTVGVGKSTLTTALAARLGFRTSMEKVDNNPYLEKFYQDFERWSFHLQIYFLAERFKEQKAIVEAGGGFVQDRSIYEDTGIFAKMHADQGTMSKTDYETYTSLFEAMVMTPYFPHPDVLIYLEGNLSSILNRIRLRGREMEIQTDVSYWEHMHERYAKWIEEFDACPVLRLNIDEYDATDEASLDEIIRQAAEIIHASRAK; from the coding sequence ATGAGTCATGAATTGCACATCCCTAAAGACGCCTTAATCACGGTAGCAGGTACCGTCGGCGTTGGTAAATCCACGTTGACCACTGCGCTGGCTGCCCGGCTTGGCTTTCGCACTTCGATGGAGAAGGTCGATAACAATCCGTATCTGGAGAAGTTCTATCAGGATTTCGAGCGCTGGAGCTTTCATCTGCAGATTTATTTTCTGGCGGAGCGGTTTAAAGAGCAGAAGGCAATCGTTGAAGCGGGCGGCGGGTTTGTTCAGGACCGTTCGATTTACGAGGACACCGGGATTTTCGCCAAAATGCATGCCGATCAAGGCACGATGTCCAAGACAGATTACGAGACGTACACCAGCTTGTTTGAGGCGATGGTGATGACGCCGTATTTTCCACATCCGGACGTGCTTATTTACCTGGAAGGGAATCTATCGTCCATCCTGAATCGGATCCGGCTGCGGGGTCGGGAAATGGAGATCCAGACGGACGTCTCCTATTGGGAGCATATGCATGAACGGTACGCAAAATGGATCGAGGAGTTTGATGCCTGCCCGGTGCTGCGGCTGAACATTGATGAGTACGATGCCACAGATGAAGCGTCATTGGATGAAATTATCCGCCAGGCGGCAGAAATCATTCATGCGTCGCGGGCGAAGTGA
- a CDS encoding deoxynucleoside kinase, with product MKKPCPFIAVEGAIGAGKTTLATMLAERFDFPLLKEIVEENPFLDKFYQNIEEWAFQLEMFFLCNRYKQLEDTVKNYVSRGLPVVSDYHIYKNWIFAQRTLQGDKREKYRQIYHLLTDDLPKPNVIVYIRAELATLLKRIEKRGRSFEQDIDPGYLERLIEDYETAITQIQTREPETVVITIDGNMLDFVEHPEHFEQIVAKIKEHL from the coding sequence GTGAAGAAGCCATGCCCGTTTATCGCCGTGGAAGGCGCCATCGGAGCCGGAAAAACCACGCTGGCCACGATGCTCGCTGAGCGGTTTGATTTTCCGCTGTTGAAGGAGATCGTGGAGGAGAATCCGTTCCTGGACAAGTTTTATCAAAATATCGAGGAATGGGCGTTTCAGCTGGAAATGTTCTTTTTGTGCAACCGGTATAAGCAATTGGAGGATACGGTGAAAAACTATGTGTCCCGGGGGTTGCCGGTCGTGTCGGACTATCATATTTATAAAAACTGGATTTTTGCCCAGCGGACGCTGCAAGGGGACAAACGGGAGAAGTATCGGCAGATTTATCATCTGCTGACCGACGATCTGCCTAAACCCAATGTGATTGTGTATATCCGGGCGGAATTGGCGACCTTGTTAAAAAGAATCGAAAAACGCGGCCGCAGCTTTGAGCAGGACATCGATCCCGGCTATCTGGAGCGGTTGATCGAGGATTATGAAACGGCGATTACGCAGATTCAAACGCGTGAACCGGAGACGGTCGTGATTACGATTGATGGCAATATGCTGGATTTTGTGGAGCATCCGGAGCATTTTGAGCAGATCGTTGCGAAGATAAAGGAGCACTTATAA
- a CDS encoding AbrB/MazE/SpoVT family DNA-binding domain-containing protein, protein MRRRGIVRALDELGRIVLPIEWRRVLDIEEKDPMEFFIDPDSRWIMIRKYQSQACMFCQTLDNLLYYHEKFICPSCIQELRLQATLELSSPPASPGTEEVAVTASAENRGPGRPTKDIAASKRGRKRGKAYERLLEAMRTHPNSTQSEWARRIGISQSRVSQLLQELRQSDPAMKTMKKDGQT, encoded by the coding sequence ATGAGAAGAAGAGGAATCGTTCGAGCACTGGATGAACTCGGGCGTATCGTATTGCCGATTGAATGGAGAAGGGTATTAGACATCGAGGAAAAGGATCCGATGGAGTTTTTCATTGACCCCGATTCTCGATGGATCATGATTCGTAAATATCAATCTCAAGCCTGCATGTTCTGCCAGACCCTGGATAACCTGCTCTATTATCATGAAAAATTTATTTGTCCCTCTTGCATCCAGGAGCTTCGTCTTCAGGCTACCCTGGAACTCAGTTCACCACCTGCCTCGCCGGGAACAGAGGAGGTTGCGGTAACCGCATCCGCAGAAAATAGGGGGCCGGGTCGTCCCACCAAGGATATCGCTGCAAGTAAACGAGGTCGAAAACGCGGTAAAGCCTACGAACGGCTATTGGAAGCCATGCGCACCCACCCCAACTCCACACAGAGCGAATGGGCCAGAAGGATAGGCATTTCCCAGAGTCGGGTGAGTCAACTACTCCAGGAATTAAGACAATCCGATCCAGCTATGAAAACGATGAAAAAGGATGGCCAAACCTAA
- a CDS encoding DUF5704 domain-containing protein: protein MRVLENATLQVGQTKDMKAEVSTQEYNMTNWIDNWYDVTLASETTWSSDNQAVATVDSRGKVTAKSAGTAKITAQWKKGPYWLYGSATITVGTGGGGTPNPTDPPPGGQCTQPAPSGNVIDVPLNDPAVSAVIKADSRGAERFNVLDGIPTSESLYGNVFAKSYLSKNKFVEMAGKCTFEITVNREYTLTWDPGKEVEGPDGTTYKEPDPQTDTETVTKSYTIERPYSFWVIDNLEVYQINEAALLNYAFEGNGIRIQPSGYTPPTYSTDLSHGFTPPDPENPVEAPPGSMSGGEERPDPSGEDLSSFAESAVEDVKVKNDTLIFNGNTIMNGAETSRSGARPGQIPAAPQINENVLYSPGHVIPTSKTNKADQPSAGTIYYGLMSGNINGGSDKSYPIYGINSVTVHTPVVMYPGVSDDKAHNQKTTPAAGRSAVILDRPFTVTMPNSGQHANYLGYGNRDYLKYIGSKQVRFPFDVYEGAKARFYPKNTWIEVDKAREQFDFYLPVWVDEGFYTVEFRTIAHNAPAGATEQTNANLNLTHHIAYGTVPVDVIGRVFDLNVTDIADYNWESVFRTAPGSPVPTGAVYWVGLNGIDGAPRGNTPQYTLPIRPGSHPLYKNAVIKTGYHFKFDLKTKGNMFGPLDQIVITPSFDFIDAVSGKRQPVDLYYHTGNRSYVRIGSALDQVQRYVILNDRLRNVPMEELTDTALYKYDHDYTFDQIAGIGRSQFVQRFIQKQSMQKTPVGSFSLLRLPEGVRTLIGPKTGIPAGVDPARVNAAVQRWYGEYSLPAELYAVPAGTNVAEYGRTHGGLTDRSEIFLKKGYIVVNFNIETVRNGETEKPYLQYIRAPLMNQWTGMEGFARSVVDPYGRRFTLKDGDVAFYHADLSSRDDFRPLVTH from the coding sequence ATGCGGGTATTGGAAAATGCCACATTGCAGGTGGGGCAGACGAAGGACATGAAGGCCGAGGTATCCACACAGGAGTATAATATGACGAATTGGATCGATAACTGGTACGATGTGACATTGGCTTCTGAGACAACTTGGTCTTCCGATAATCAGGCTGTAGCAACAGTTGATTCAAGAGGGAAAGTAACAGCAAAATCTGCCGGTACGGCGAAAATCACAGCCCAATGGAAAAAAGGACCTTACTGGTTATACGGATCAGCCACAATAACCGTAGGAACCGGTGGGGGAGGCACGCCGAATCCTACAGACCCTCCCCCTGGCGGCCAATGCACGCAGCCAGCCCCAAGCGGCAATGTCATTGATGTTCCCTTAAATGATCCTGCAGTAAGCGCAGTTATTAAAGCAGATAGTCGGGGGGCTGAGCGATTTAATGTGTTGGATGGGATTCCGACTTCCGAAAGTCTTTATGGGAATGTCTTTGCCAAAAGCTACTTATCGAAAAATAAATTCGTTGAGATGGCCGGGAAATGTACCTTTGAGATTACGGTTAATCGTGAGTATACGTTAACGTGGGATCCAGGCAAAGAGGTGGAAGGGCCGGATGGCACAACCTATAAGGAGCCGGATCCGCAAACGGACACGGAAACCGTGACGAAATCGTACACGATTGAACGTCCATACTCTTTTTGGGTGATCGATAACCTGGAAGTGTATCAAATTAACGAGGCCGCTTTGCTAAATTACGCTTTTGAAGGCAATGGCATTCGGATACAGCCTTCAGGGTACACGCCACCGACATATTCAACGGACCTTTCACATGGGTTTACGCCACCGGATCCGGAAAATCCGGTAGAAGCACCGCCGGGCAGTATGTCAGGAGGGGAGGAGAGACCTGATCCAAGCGGGGAGGATTTGAGTTCTTTTGCTGAGAGTGCCGTAGAAGATGTGAAAGTGAAGAATGACACCCTGATATTCAACGGAAACACCATTATGAATGGTGCTGAAACGAGCCGATCGGGAGCACGGCCGGGTCAGATCCCAGCAGCGCCGCAGATCAACGAAAACGTGCTGTACAGTCCAGGTCATGTGATCCCCACCAGCAAGACGAATAAGGCGGACCAACCTAGCGCTGGCACGATCTATTACGGGCTGATGAGCGGCAACATTAATGGCGGCTCCGACAAAAGCTATCCTATTTACGGGATCAACAGTGTGACCGTACATACACCTGTAGTGATGTACCCCGGCGTCTCCGACGACAAAGCGCACAATCAGAAGACGACGCCGGCGGCGGGGCGTTCGGCGGTGATTTTGGACCGGCCGTTTACCGTCACGATGCCAAACAGCGGCCAGCATGCCAATTACCTGGGGTATGGCAACCGGGACTATTTGAAGTATATCGGCAGCAAGCAGGTTCGCTTCCCGTTTGATGTCTATGAGGGGGCGAAAGCGAGATTTTATCCCAAAAATACCTGGATTGAAGTCGACAAGGCTCGGGAGCAGTTTGACTTCTACCTGCCCGTTTGGGTGGATGAAGGGTTCTATACCGTGGAGTTCCGCACCATCGCGCATAATGCGCCGGCCGGAGCGACGGAGCAGACGAACGCCAACTTGAACCTCACCCATCATATCGCTTATGGCACGGTGCCGGTTGACGTGATTGGGCGGGTGTTCGATCTTAACGTGACGGATATCGCCGATTACAACTGGGAAAGTGTGTTTCGGACGGCTCCGGGAAGTCCGGTGCCCACAGGGGCCGTTTACTGGGTTGGGCTCAACGGAATTGATGGGGCGCCAAGAGGTAATACGCCGCAGTATACGCTGCCGATCCGCCCCGGAAGCCATCCGCTGTACAAAAACGCGGTCATCAAAACGGGATACCACTTCAAGTTTGATCTGAAAACGAAAGGGAATATGTTCGGGCCTTTAGATCAAATCGTGATTACCCCCTCGTTTGATTTCATCGACGCCGTAAGCGGGAAGCGTCAGCCCGTCGATCTGTATTACCATACCGGGAACAGGAGTTACGTTCGGATTGGGTCAGCCCTGGATCAGGTGCAGCGCTACGTGATTCTGAATGATCGTCTGCGGAATGTGCCGATGGAAGAGTTGACGGATACAGCGCTTTACAAATACGATCACGACTACACGTTTGACCAGATAGCCGGGATTGGTCGCAGCCAGTTCGTGCAGCGGTTTATCCAGAAGCAGTCGATGCAAAAAACACCCGTCGGCAGCTTTAGCCTGCTGCGGTTACCGGAGGGCGTCCGCACGCTGATCGGTCCGAAGACGGGAATTCCTGCGGGCGTTGATCCAGCTCGGGTTAATGCCGCAGTGCAACGATGGTATGGCGAATATAGCCTACCAGCTGAGCTTTACGCCGTCCCGGCGGGGACGAACGTAGCGGAGTATGGACGGACGCATGGCGGGTTGACGGATCGGTCGGAGATCTTTTTGAAAAAAGGGTATATCGTGGTGAACTTCAACATCGAGACGGTGCGAAACGGGGAGACGGAGAAGCCATATCTTCAATATATCCGCGCGCCGCTGATGAACCAGTGGACTGGCATGGAAGGATTTGCACGGAGCGTTGTAGACCCTTACGGTCGGCGCTTCACGCTGAAGGATGGGGATGTGGCGTTTTACCATGCGGATCTGTCGAGTCGGGATGATTTCAGGCCGCTCGTGACGCATTAA